In Gammaproteobacteria bacterium, the genomic stretch GGACGTTACCACCCGCGCACGAGTGAGCAAGCCGCGATTGGCAATTAAAATACTTTTCACTTTGGCGTTTAGCCATGTATCCGCTGCGCGTTGTTCAACGCTGATTGGCTTTTTGATTTGCACTTCATTGTATATTTCCCGCACATTACGCATGGAGTAGACGACATTTCCCGCGTGGACGCGCATATCAGCACTTGGTGCTTCGCCGGTTAAAAGCACAATGCCGTTAAAGCTGGTGATATTGATGCGGACATGCTTGCCAATTACCTTGTCGGAGTAAATGGCATCGGTGGCTCGGAGTTCGACGATCTCGTCTTCAATAATGCTTTCCAGGGGGCGCCGGTCGTTGACTACGGTAACGCCCGCACCTGCTACGGTGCCTGCCACGAGAAAGGGTGTGCACCCACTCAAACCCAGCTGTGCTACCAAAGCGATAAGGAAAAAATGTCTTTTAGTGAACATGTATTCTAAAAACCGTCTGCTGTAATCGCGTTTTTGAGCCATTGTATCTCAAACTGCTCCTCATTGGGTTGAATCGCAACCACATCGAATCGCATCGGGATCTTATCGTATAGGCCGTGCACCTGTGCATAGTTAACAGCCGTACGTATTAATTTGCGCTGTTTTGAATAACTTACCTGCGCAACCGATTCCCCGTGTGATGGCGTACTACGGTATTTGACCTCGACAAAGACAAGAGTTTCCTGATGACGGCAGACTAGATCAATTTCACCCATCTTGCAGAAATAGTTCCGTGTTATGACGTCTAGCCCCTGATTTTGCAGATAGGTCTCCGCCATGCGTTCAAACTTCTCGCCAGTGGAGCGGGACATAGGCCTAAAAGCTGGATAGGGTCGGAGTAAGTGCTAATACTTCTGGTTTTCCGCTGGTAAAACGTGCCCACGTCAGGTCTCGTTCCAGCCGGTTATTCAGTGCCATGTGGATAATTCCGGTTGCACCATTGAGTCGCGCACTGGTGTTTCCGCGTAACCAGTTGATGTAGTACAAAACATTATAAGCATCTACGCCGAGGGCGTAGAGACGGCCAAGTTGCTGGGCGTTTTTCCTGAAGGTTCGATAAACTTCACCGCGTACAGGCGAAGCGTTGTTGCCGACCAACGTCCATGGCATATCACCAATCAAAACCCCATTCATATCGCGATCAGCGCCGCGATCAATTTTACCGCTGAAGGCATGAGAGGTTGTATAGATTGGCAGATCACCCGCGTTAAAGAACTTCAATTGCGGCGGTATCAAGCGTGCCTGTCTTGGAAATGCGCCCATGAATATAAAGTCGATATCCTGTCTGCGTCGTGCTTCGAAGGCCAGTTTTGCGCCGAGTAATCCCGAGAGATTTTTTTTGCGCTGTTCGCTTTGATCTATGTTCAACATCTTGGTAATAGATGTTGAAAAATCATTATTCTTCGAAGGGTAACGTTCCTCGGTCACAACCACACCGCCAAGTTGCTCCCAGCGTTGGCGAAATGCGATGACAACACGGTCGCCCCATGAACCTTCTGGAACAATGATGGCGGCCTCGTTATGGCCATCGAACCACGCGCGTTGTGCCACCTGCGTGGCCTCGTCTTCCGGTGATAGGCCAAACTGGTAGAGATTTGGCGCAAAAAAGTTTTCATCCTCAACGTGATTGAGAGCAAGAACGGGTATGGATAGCTGCGCGTTTGCAGCTAGCTCGGTAATGTTCTTCTTGTCGAGAGGGCCGACAACTATCGTCGCACCACCTGCGACGGCTTCGTTGTAAAGCTCTTGTATGGGTTTAGTACCGGCAGTGTTGTGGAGGCTGATGACTGGTTTGTCATTCGTGTCTTTCGCGTGATAAAAAGCCGACAGAAACCCGTCGCGAATCGCTTGCGCAGCGCTGGCAAACGGGCCCTCGGTAGGCAATAAAATCGCAATATGGCTGAGATTGGGAGGAGTATTATCTACTGGCGGCGCCAGACCCGCCAGTAAGGTCTCACTGGCTGGGTGGTTGCTATAACGTATACGCCAGTTTCTAATAACGCCTGATAAGCGCAACGGGTCTTTTGTTTCCTGTAAATGCAAGCTTAGCTGCATCCAGCCCTTGCCAACAACCGACGGCGTTTTGTCCATCAGCTCGCGAAGTTCTTTAGCTGGCAGTAGTGCAAGGTTTTCAATTATCGCTTGCTCATTTGCCTGACGTTGTTCGTCGGTAGTCAGTAAATTGTGCAGATTCATGTGTTGAATCGCCGCTTCTGTATAATTCTGCTTTAGTTTCAGCGCAGAAATACGTGTTTGCAGAAATTCCACCAGCAATTCAGTAGGCGTTTTCTCTTCTATCGAACCAAGTATAAATAGCGCAGGGTCTGCCTGGCGTTCAACGACGCGTATGCGTGCCTGCAAAATAGCCGCTTCTGCAAATTCTGCTTGTTCCGGTTGTATATCCATGTCAATTAAAATACGAGTGGCCTGAGCGGTGTTGCCAGAGTTTATCATTAATCTGACGGCCTTGAACTTGAGTTGTTCCCTATGTGGACTCGACTTAGTATCGGCAATGCTGTTATACAGCAGGGCAGCCTCGGCTAATTGCCCATTTTCAACTAAGGCCTGCGCCTGATCTTCGTTGACGTCATTCTGGTCCTTGATTTCAATCTTGGGTTTCATTGCGCCGGGAGCCGTGGGCTTGCTAGGCCCGGAAGAACATGAGGCCATGAAAATGATCACGGCAAACGCCAGTGTTGCGCCTAACAGTCGTTGAAAACCCAAAGTTATTCTCGCCATATACTTAGTGTGGTGGATGTAAAGTATTGTCATAAGGGGGTTAAGTGTCAAATTCCAGTGGTATTCTCTATATCGTCGCGACCCCGATCGGCAACTTGCAAGATTTGTCCCCACATGCGATCACCGTGTTAAAAGAGGTGGGTTTGATCTGGGCGGAGGACACGCGTCATACGCGAAAACTATTAACTCACTTTGCGATCGATACGCCGACGAAAGCATTGCACGAGCATAATGAATCCGATATTAGTGCACAGGTGTGTGACATATTGGAATCGGGGCAGAGTTGTGCGCTCGTTTCCGATGCAGGTACACCTCTTATTAGTGATCCCGGTTTTGTTTTAGTTCGCGAGGCGCATCGCCGTGGTATACGGGTTTCGCCTATACCCGGGCCGAGTGCGGTGATTGCGGCCTTGAGTGCGTCTGGTTTGCCTTCAGATCGTTTTGTGTTTGAGGGATTTCTTCCACATAAGTCTCATGCGCGACAGGAGAAGTTGAAAAAGTTACAACGGGAAACGGGCACACTGGTTTTCTATGAGTCGCCTCGTCGTTTGAAAGAGTGTGTTGACGATATGTGTTCGGTGTTTGGCGCTGAGCGGCGTGTGGTGTTGGCGCGCGAGCTCACCAAGATTTATGAAACCATTCATCAGTCGAGTGTTGGGGAGATGCAACAGTTTTTGGCTGAGGATGATGATCAGAGTCGAGGTGAGGCGGTGTTGTTGGTGGAGGGTTGTAAAGACGCACCGTCTGATGAGGTAAATGTCATGCTCGAAGATCTGTTGCAGGTGCTCGGTGATGAGTTACCGGTGAAACAGGCGGCGGGTATTGCAGCGAAGCTGAGTGGTCGCAAGAAGAATGAGCTTTATCAGGAGTTGTTACGGCTTAAGGGTTGAATGTTGGGAGCTGTTTTGCCGGGGTTTCCGCTGAGTGTGGTCTAGACGCTTGGCGTTTTGATTTATGTGACTGCGTCAGGCATTGTGGCGGGGCTTTTCGCAAAACTCGCTGTGAATCCTTTCCAGCTTCGCTGAAAAGTCCAGGGCACACATCCGTGTGTGCCCGTTCGTTTCGGGAACACCGAAACTCACCCCTGTACGCTCGACGGCCGCGTCCATGCGGCCGTCGGTTTTGCGAAAAGCCCCGCCACAACACCCTCCTTGCACATCAAAACGCCAAGCGTCTAGACCACACTCAGCTATTTGGGTGGACGAATTATTTTCTACTAGGTTTCTATGCGGCTTGCCTGTTCAAACTGGAACTTCTTGTTTCAATTAAACCAAACAATTTTGTTGGTGTTGAGAATGTTTTTCCAAAGCCACCACCTAGCTAGCATTGTGACTGAGGCGTGGGTAGTAAATTGGCGGTGCAAGGAGGGTATTGAGGGCGTTTGTCTTGCAAAACCGTCGGCCGCATGGACGCGGCCGTCGAGCTCCCATGGATGGGTTCACAGCGTGTTTTGCAAGACAAACGCCCTCAATATCCGACGCCGTACCAAAGACAATTTACTACCCACGCCTCAGTCACAATGCGACAACCCCGCCCTAAAACTAAAAGTCAGAAAAACTCAAAACCCATCAGACGAGTTATTCAACATGCTGTCATCGGCACGAAATTCGTCATTCGGTGGCATTTGCAGATAGAAACCCTTCTCGGACAGGCTTTGCAACACATCGCCGCTATTCGCGCGCGCCAATTTGCGATCTGGGGTGATATCAAGATCCATGGCCTTGATCAGGCGACCGGTGATTTGGGTAAGGCCTACAGGTAATGTGCTGACGGCCTGATCTTCATCCTCATGATGAGGGACATAGAGATACATTCCCTCTTTTTTAGAGCACCGGAAAATCAGACACTTCATCACATCACCTCACTTACTAACTCAGAAAAACTCAAAACTGCGCTGTTATAACAGAATCGTCCCTCCACCTCTAATCCATCGACACAGAACTGCCCCTGCGAGGGTATAATAGCCGCCGAGTTGGCCAGACAGTCGCTGTTGCCTTTGGCAATGGAGGAAAGTCCGGGCTCCACAGGGCAGAGTGCCAGCTAACGGCTGGGAGGCGTGAGCCTACGGAAAGTGCAACAGAAAGGATACCGCCTGCCTCGGCAGGTAAGGGTGAAATGGTGCGGTAAGAGCGCACCGCGTCGGTGGCAACACTCGGCGGCGATGGTAAACCCCACTCGGAGCAAGACCAAATAGGGGAACAATGGCGTGGCCCGCGCTGTTCCCGGGTAGGTTGCTTGAGGTGCATGGTGACATGCATCCCAGATGAATGACTGTCCGCGACAGAACCCGGCTTATCGGCCAACTCTTTTTTTAAAATAATTGAATTTCACGTTCTACGCTGTTTGTGTTTATATGAAACGCATTCAGCGAATTTCGTGAAAAATCACCGCAAAACCATGCATGTGTCGCAACTCAATGACAGTTGTTTTCAACAGCTGGTGATCTATAGGATAGTGGATGGATCTGTTAGACAGGATCCTCAGGCCAGATACTATCCATACAAGGAGGTTTATATCCTCATGAAAAATTCTTCGTTTATTCGATATATATTGGTTGTTGCTATTTTGGCCCTCAGTGCGTGTGCAACCACGCCAGAGCCAGTAGTGGTTGAAGAAAAGCCAGCTGAAATCGTGGTAGAGCAAGCAGCAGTCGCGCCCGAGCCTGAACCTGCGCCAGCGGTAACCCAGGTGGAAGTGGCACCGGAACCAGAGCCTGTCGTTCCGCCTTCATCACGGGAGATACGCTTTGAGTATGATTCGAGTGATATCAGTGCCGAGTTTGCAGCGCTGATTGATGAACATGCGGCTTTTCTCAGCCAACATGCTGATCAATCATTAACACTGGTAGGTCATGCTGATGAGCGTGGTTCCGATGAGTATAACCAGTCGCTCGGTCAGCAGCGTGCCGATGCTATCCGTGAAGCTTTGGTTGCCCGTGGCGTGCGTGCCGAGCAATTAGTGACTCAAAGCCTGGGTGAAAAGCAGCCCAAAGTGAAGGCGAGTGGCGAAGAGGCATGGAAGGCCAATCGCAGAACTGCATTTGTCTACAGCGAACAATCGAGTGGTGTCGCTGAAAATCAGGACGCATCGAAACAGATGTTTGTTTCCGACAACTAGTTATCCGCGGCCAAGTAAGAAGGAGCCCCGTCTCACAACGGGGCTTTTTTTTATGCGCGGGAAATATAGTCGCCGCTTTCGGTGTTGATCTTGATAACTTCACCAGGTTCGAGATATTCCGGGACTTGCACTACGAGTCCGGTAGGCATGGTGGCGGGCTTGGTGCGGGCGGAAGCGGACGCGCCCTTGATGCCTGGTGAGCATTCGCTTATCGGCATCACGACGGTAGCGGGTAATTCTATGCCGATGATATTGTCGTCGGCGATTAAGGCATAAATGCCTTCAAGTCCATCGACGATAAAAGGGAGTTCTTCATAAAGCGTTTCTTCCGCGAGGGTAAATTGCTCATACGACTCATTGTCCATAAAGGTGCAGCCATCGGCGTCGCGAAACAATAATTGCACCGGGCGGCGCGCGAAATCCACAAGATCGATGTGTTCATCGCCCTTGTAACTGCGCTCATATTTTTGCCGGGTCACAATATTGTGGCCGCGTGTCTTATAGAGTGTGTTACCGCTTCGGGAAGACGGTGACTGCACCGTAACGTTCTTGACCAGAATATTCTGCCCATCAACCTGGATGACCATGCCTTTCTTCAATTCTTGCGCTTTCATGCCTGTTTAGCTCTTTGTGTAAAAGTGGGAGACGGAAAAATAAATCATGTGCGACATCTTTTCAAAAACTCCTTTCAATTAGTTGGTGCCAACTAACTTTTCTGTTGATTGTGTCCGAAGGTGCAGTAGTCCGGAAAAAATAGCTTGCTATAGTGCCGCAACAATTGACCTATAGAAATTCATTTTTGTATCGATAGTACGCGCTAACTCCTTCTGTATGAAGGAGTTGTTTGTGAGAAAAAGTTGCCAATTTTTCGTCGTTTTCCTTGAAAGCACTTGCACCGGGGGCTATAGTGTAACGAAGTGGGATATTGTGCAATAATGTGGGATGAAGTGGCACAAAGTGTGTTGGAGAAGCGTATTTGTTCCGCGGCGTAAGTTCTTTAAGTCTCGACAGTAAAGGTCGAATGGTGATGCCTAGCCGCTATCGGCAGAAGTTGCAGGAGATGTGCGACGGACAGCTGATAGTGACGGTTGATCTCGACCATTGTCTGATGATTTACCCCTTGCCCGAATGGGATCGAATTGAAGCCGAAATCTCGGCCCTTCCCAGCCTGAATCCTCAAGCAAAAAAATTGAAACGTTTGATTGTTGGTCACGCGACTGATGTTGAAATGGATGGTAGCGGACGCCTGTTGATTCCGCCACCTCTGCGTGGATTCGCAGAACTGGACAAGCATGTCGTATTAATTGGCCAAGGCGCGAAGTTTGAGCTTTGGGACGAATCACTTTGGAGTGAAAAGCGCGATACCTGGATGGATGAAGATATAGATTTAAGCAATCTACCATCGAACATGGAAAATCTGTCGTTCTGATTTCATGGGCGAAGGCAAACATCTATCGGTACTGTTAAACGAGGCGCTTGATGCATTAGCCATAGTTCCTGATGGAACGTATGTCGATGGCACGTTTGGTCGGGGCGGTCACGCCAGGGCAATACTGAAAAGGCTGGGAGAAAGCGGCCGATTGTATGCGCTGGACAAGGACCCGGACGCCCTGAAGTTTGCGCAGGAAGTGCTGGAGGCAGATGGTAGGTTTGTAATCGTGCAAAGCAGTTTTGCCGAACTTGGTGGGCGAGTGCAGCAGTGGGGATTGCAGGGCAAGGTCAATGGCGTATTGCTGGATCTTGGCGTGTCGTCGCCGCAGTTAGATGAAGCGCATCGCGGATTCAGTTTTCGGCACGATGGTCCCCTGGACATGCGCATGAATCCAGATGAAGGAATAGGC encodes the following:
- a CDS encoding penicillin-binding protein activator encodes the protein MARITLGFQRLLGATLAFAVIIFMASCSSGPSKPTAPGAMKPKIEIKDQNDVNEDQAQALVENGQLAEAALLYNSIADTKSSPHREQLKFKAVRLMINSGNTAQATRILIDMDIQPEQAEFAEAAILQARIRVVERQADPALFILGSIEEKTPTELLVEFLQTRISALKLKQNYTEAAIQHMNLHNLLTTDEQRQANEQAIIENLALLPAKELRELMDKTPSVVGKGWMQLSLHLQETKDPLRLSGVIRNWRIRYSNHPASETLLAGLAPPVDNTPPNLSHIAILLPTEGPFASAAQAIRDGFLSAFYHAKDTNDKPVISLHNTAGTKPIQELYNEAVAGGATIVVGPLDKKNITELAANAQLSIPVLALNHVEDENFFAPNLYQFGLSPEDEATQVAQRAWFDGHNEAAIIVPEGSWGDRVVIAFRQRWEQLGGVVVTEERYPSKNNDFSTSITKMLNIDQSEQRKKNLSGLLGAKLAFEARRRQDIDFIFMGAFPRQARLIPPQLKFFNAGDLPIYTTSHAFSGKIDRGADRDMNGVLIGDMPWTLVGNNASPVRGEVYRTFRKNAQQLGRLYALGVDAYNVLYYINWLRGNTSARLNGATGIIHMALNNRLERDLTWARFTSGKPEVLALTPTLSSF
- the mraZ gene encoding division/cell wall cluster transcriptional repressor MraZ, which translates into the protein MFRGVSSLSLDSKGRMVMPSRYRQKLQEMCDGQLIVTVDLDHCLMIYPLPEWDRIEAEISALPSLNPQAKKLKRLIVGHATDVEMDGSGRLLIPPPLRGFAELDKHVVLIGQGAKFELWDESLWSEKRDTWMDEDIDLSNLPSNMENLSF
- a CDS encoding YraN family protein, with the translated sequence MSRSTGEKFERMAETYLQNQGLDVITRNYFCKMGEIDLVCRHQETLVFVEVKYRSTPSHGESVAQVSYSKQRKLIRTAVNYAQVHGLYDKIPMRFDVVAIQPNEEQFEIQWLKNAITADGF
- a CDS encoding BON domain-containing protein is translated as MAGTVAGAGVTVVNDRRPLESIIEDEIVELRATDAIYSDKVIGKHVRINITSFNGIVLLTGEAPSADMRVHAGNVVYSMRNVREIYNEVQIKKPISVEQRAADTWLNAKVKSILIANRGLLTRARVVTSDGVVYLMGLVSPEEADQIKDKVNKIKGITSTVALFEPLPSDISDVLRNSSKSIRQANTTPSDGDVRTSDDKELTVIPFKEQTPIQLTDGENTSAK
- the rsmI gene encoding 16S rRNA (cytidine(1402)-2'-O)-methyltransferase, which gives rise to MSNSSGILYIVATPIGNLQDLSPHAITVLKEVGLIWAEDTRHTRKLLTHFAIDTPTKALHEHNESDISAQVCDILESGQSCALVSDAGTPLISDPGFVLVREAHRRGIRVSPIPGPSAVIAALSASGLPSDRFVFEGFLPHKSHARQEKLKKLQRETGTLVFYESPRRLKECVDDMCSVFGAERRVVLARELTKIYETIHQSSVGEMQQFLAEDDDQSRGEAVLLVEGCKDAPSDEVNVMLEDLLQVLGDELPVKQAAGIAAKLSGRKKNELYQELLRLKG
- a CDS encoding YcgL domain-containing protein → MKCLIFRCSKKEGMYLYVPHHEDEDQAVSTLPVGLTQITGRLIKAMDLDITPDRKLARANSGDVLQSLSEKGFYLQMPPNDEFRADDSMLNNSSDGF
- a CDS encoding OmpA family protein, which encodes MKNSSFIRYILVVAILALSACATTPEPVVVEEKPAEIVVEQAAVAPEPEPAPAVTQVEVAPEPEPVVPPSSREIRFEYDSSDISAEFAALIDEHAAFLSQHADQSLTLVGHADERGSDEYNQSLGQQRADAIREALVARGVRAEQLVTQSLGEKQPKVKASGEEAWKANRRTAFVYSEQSSGVAENQDASKQMFVSDN
- the yeiP gene encoding elongation factor P-like protein YeiP yields the protein MKAQELKKGMVIQVDGQNILVKNVTVQSPSSRSGNTLYKTRGHNIVTRQKYERSYKGDEHIDLVDFARRPVQLLFRDADGCTFMDNESYEQFTLAEETLYEELPFIVDGLEGIYALIADDNIIGIELPATVVMPISECSPGIKGASASARTKPATMPTGLVVQVPEYLEPGEVIKINTESGDYISRA